The Solanum lycopersicum chromosome 2, SLM_r2.1 DNA window atagtacttttcatataattttagaatatctaatttttttatttaaaatatcaaattattgtaatttaatttacctttaaaaattagtcaatttaACTTTCGATAAATACAACATGACAAATATTTCCAGACGGAGAGAGTACATTTTAcacatttttctcaaaattttaaattttacatttaaatttatGACTTGCTGTGatactttatattaattaattaactaactttAATACAATCTATTAtgtttatttcattatgtgGCAGTTTGACTTCGACAGAGAAGCAGCATTTATAAACGTTTACTCTTTTAGACATCTCATTTATAGTTGCATCAGAAGTTTAGAACTCGTAGCAATcaattttgtgaattttttaatattaataatgactGTTATTCCATtataaaacttaattaaaataacagactcaaattttaaaatgtgtGAATTCTAgacatatattaatttataggtACATCTTTCTTGAGTGAACTtttatccaaaaatatataggatttaaaccaaattaaattaGTGAATTATACCCAACTTGTACCTTATATgctagatttttttatttttttttaaataaaaaaaattagaggaaGATGAAGGGATAATAGAAAAGGGATAAAAAAGATAGATAATCAAACTCTTACTATTtattaacaaggtaaaaatcTAGGTAGTCGACTAACTAAACTATTTAGTTTCTACAATTGAGCTGCTAAGATTCCTCATGAACCTCTGAAAAAATTGTCTTCCAATTTAAACACATCcaatcaatttaattttcaattattttatccacgaatttatttatttcatgttgaaGGTAAATATTGATGGTTTGGGTAAAATTTAGAACCatcaaaattaattgatttaataATGAACGAGTTATTGacacatttaaaaataacttaggCTGAATTGTTGATCATAACAACtcattcaatttttattaagttttatttgctttgtttatttattttttatttttttaatatttttttattatgacgatatataacatatcaaattaaaaaatattttattaaaaaaagtgacAAAAAATTTATGAGCCAATTTGAACTATAATCAATCTaacttttgattaattaaaatatactaaattaaaatatgaaagaatCAAAAACCTATCAAAGGACAAGTTATATTTTCGAAGCTAGTATTGCCGTCTCTAAAACCTacaaatatctaaaatattCCAAACTTCTTGTTTAATCAAATTTAACAGCTAGTGGAGTATTTTCTGTAGTACCATCATGCAAATTAATTATAGGATCCTCAAATAGTGGAGTATCCTACTTCTTACgaataaaaattatcattattttagtgTTCGAGTTAGGTGGTGTATtgaaattattcttattatatatatttcttatgttttataagtataaatatcaaataattttattttttataactttgATAAACAAAAAGCTTAATTATTTCCTTcatctaatattatattttatcctaatttttaaaaatattgtctcCAGTTATTTGTCATTTCAATAGTTCAAGAagatgttaattatttttatccatTTTATCCTTAGTATAGTGATTGTTTTCTAATACtaacaataaatcaataaagtaaatatttaatagagaaaataatataataagaaatGCATAAGATCGATTATTAAAAGGAGTAATATGTTTGCATTAGAAAGTATAATGACCaagtttatttatatataatcatCCTCGAATAGGAGGAAACCATAGTGATTAGTCAGAGAATTCCTTTTtgctttaatataatataatattaaacgtaaaactaaaataataaataaaattgttattctcCCAACAGATTTGATCATCCCATAGGAAAGAAGTCTAATTAGACCCAAGAGATTTTCATTTCCAACCTGCCAATATTCTCTGATGAAGATCTAAACCCATGGCAGACCAAAGATATGCCTTTGCTCGAAAACCGCAGCcctaaattaaattactttatCTTTCTTTATTCATCATGTACTTCTAACtaactttattaatttaacCTAATGTGCTTTTAAATACTAGTATTCTCTTCATCTCATCTTTAcaaattttcaacttcaatgcttttttttaaagattaatcgagaaaaaaaattagataaaaccttgaactatcgtaaatgataTTTCGATACTTTTTGtcatacttttgaaatattGGTGTCTCTGccattcaaaaaattaaaacatatatatcatttatactAACAGACATACACGTGTAATAACCTTATCCATCGATctgatatttattaaatatcgggTCAACGAATAAAATTGTGTCAGCTTGTCCCTATTAAGTCTACTGTTTGAGTGAAGGACATACatgctctagtttttgaacAACAGAGGTatcaatgtcccaaaagtatgacgacAAATATCTCTATAACATGTATAATAGTTCATagattttttcaatattttttctcaatttaatTTAGTAACATTACTTTGTTAAAATTAGTGTCAAGTCAAAAACCAGATAAGTTTGAAACAAAAGAGTactctaatatttatttttttgaaaaataaaaaactcaaaGGTGCATAACTGACGTGTCCAACTTTAATTTTTGGTTCAGGTATGCCCACCCTCTCCCCCCATCTACCAAATCCATTTGATGATTTCAAAAGGGAATGTGTGCGTGTTGCTTTCAATTCATCATGTCattatgaattaaatattcaaaccAGTACAACTGTTACTCCTTATATATTAACTACTGTATATGTAACTAGTTAGGCTAGGGCATATGCTAATTAATATCTCAAATTAAtgcacaatatatatatatagtagccCAAGCTAAAGAACTTTAGGAATTGAAACTTGCCCGTTGCCACATTAATAGAACTCCTAAATCATTCCATTGAATAGTCCATTAAGTCTTGTAATAtatcaacaaattaaaatgatcatgcaTGCAAGTtcatttacatatatatgttcTAGATGGAATTAGCAACCTACCCCTCCACAGCTTCTACATAAAAGAGGCGTTTTATAGTGCTGGTTCGTGTGAGGTGGTGAGAGTAAACGCGAATTcaagatttaaatttaattctgTCACACActtatatatgattaatttgaatggaaaaataaaataaatgaaggtTTAGGAGGGCACATGCAGAAAAGGCAGAGAGGAGCCAAGTTGTCTATATCACTTTTTTGCCAAAGAGATGAGCTCACCACCAATCTCTCATCAGCTCCATGCAAATACTAACattctctctttatatatatggtTGTTTCCTTTTTGTAGACTTTTTCATACTCTATAAACcctaaaaatataacaaagcaaaaagaaagtgttttttttcttcttcttgcttTTCGAACTACGTAACTGATAGAGTTAAACATTAATAAAGCTGAATTAAAGCAACAAAAAAGATAAGGCTCTAATAACATACAAACACATTTAACTTTTTAgattaaaagtttgaaaaatacaaacctAACCCAATCCAGAATTTCTCTATAAGAAGGTAAATACATCATACAATAATTTTAGCTAGCTAGGCTAAGGTTAACTCCCTTTTTCCCCTTCATGTCTCTTTGTATTATATTTTCTGCGTTTTACTAAAAAAACGCAGAGATTAATTACCATTGAAAAGTTTCTCTCATTGAAGAAACCTTAAATCTCATGGAGATGGGCCGAACCCTGGAAGATCAGGCCACTGATGATCATTCGGACCAAGAGATGCATTAGCAGCGGAGCTACTAGCAGCTCCGCTGCTAGTGTTACTGGCTGAGTTATTTGgccaaatattattattgttgttgttgatgaacCTTTGTGTCCATGAACCCAAAGGCCTTGCAGGTTGAAACTGCAACGTTTGATCAGATGGGAAAAATGATGattccaaattgggcttttggTAAAATCCAGTACTCTCCATTTGTTGATCAATTTGAACCTTAGGAGGAGGAGTTGGAATATTGAAATTACCAAATtggttgttattattattggtgCCTGAAATTACTCCTAGCTGAGATTGATTATTGATACCTTGGGATAATTGACTCATTGATTGCATGGCAGctaaagaagataaaaatcCCCCACCACCAGCAGCACCGGTATACAGAGAACTCATTGACGGAAGTGGTGGCGGTTGAGATCTCGAATTGTTACCTGAGAAAAAAGCAGCTGCAGCAGCTGATAAATTCGGTATCTGCGGCGGATATAGTACTTGATGATGAGATCTAGATGATGAACTTTCACCAGCTGATGAAGATGAACCGCCGCCCTTCATTGTGCGTTTACCTTTACGGCAACCACCGCCGACGGGGACGTTCCTTAGGGTTCCACCTTGAGTCCAGTACCTCCTACACGTCTTGCAGAAATAGCGAGGCTGAGTCAAACTGTAATTATTGTAGTAGCAAAACTTGGTATTGTTTGAATCACAACGAGGGCATTTCTGCGGTGGTGGTTGTGCTGGCGAAGCTGAGTTGTTTTCCGGCATCTTCATTCTTCTTTGCTGCTGATTCCGATCATTCTCTCCCGATGATCTTCCACCTAATTGATCCTCCATCTCACTCTTTTCCACTTTTTCCTTGATTGAGAAAAGAAACTTATTTCAATCAGTTTTTATAGTGAAACTTCTCTTCTTCCACAAATCACAAATTCAGATTAAGTAAATGCACACACATGCAAGTCAACCCCTTCAGTCCCTAGAGATATGATTGTAATTAAATCTCAAACTTCTCGTCAACGTTTATACGGTCAATCCTTCCTTTGAGATTatctaatcatatatataaggAACTAAAAATTGAAGAGCATGAGAATTTCTATAAAAATCCAACTAGTAGATAATTACCCTTTTGTAAATGAGGAAAATAGagttaaaaaaaagacatatataaggaaataaataataactacCACCACCTGCCTGCCTTTTTATGGTTAATCttcagtaaaaaaaaatagtcagTTTACACAAAGACAATGTTTTACTAGTAGCTTAGACAagtttagaaggaaaaaaaaaaagagttgggTTGGGGTAGGGTGGGTTAAAGGGGGTGGGGTAAGAGGCGTGCGTGGCTACATATGAATGTTCAGAGAATAGTGAGATGGGACCGAACGAAGAGGTATGGTTTATGTTGTGTTTCTGTTGCGTCTGTGTTCAATCTCGTCTCAACAAATAAAGGAAAGAAGCCATAATTTTCAGTTCAACAAACTTCTGAGCAGACAAGAATTTCCCCTAATAACGACAAATTAGTTTTGCGAATTTTAATTATGGACAAGTACAGTAGCAATAGGAGTATGTGGACCACTAGGGGAGGAATTTTGAGGCGGCGCCGGCGCCGGCGGAGAGAGGGCGGCAGGAGGTGGAGGATCTGGCGGTTAATTGTTATATCAAATGGGTTTTGTGTTAGCTGTGTCAGCTTATTAGTCATTTTTTATTCtccactttaatttttttatttcattctctttctctctctctcacacacacacttgtAACTCTGTCATGTTCATGCTTTATTAAAAAGTAACAGACCCACGTCCATGGTTCATAAGATTATTTACACCGAAATTGGCAACTCGATTGACttgacataaattaccctaagGCAACTCAATTTATTTCAcgcaaattattagttttatttttgtatttattgataaaatatgtcTTATGATAACTAGCTTAACGTggatatattattgatttattacatgataataacataataataagtgacttcaaatttataaaaagttgaGAATGTGCTGGaaagtacttttaaatttaacGAGAATTTAAAAGATAGATTTTACTTATATTGTCAGATTGATAACGTATTTGAAATCTAATTAATCAAATACATGTTTTTAAGACAATTGAATGATTCAATACTTTTCTCTTGTTAATAACTTGGAAAAGGGTTTCCCTCTTTTCTCATTTGAGAGTTCCTTAGCTATGTGTTTTAAGATGTTTCAGTAAagatttgataaatttattatatcttAAGCTTTGAATATTTCAGCTACAGTTTGTTCTGATCGGGTATCAGAACataaagtaaattatttttcttaaagtaatatttataatataattctgAAAAAAAACCTTTTCATGTAATTTCAAGGGTATATTTAGCAGTAAGTTAATCACAGATAACATACAGAAGGAccttattatttcaaaaataataataattaaattatataaacacaGTTTAAACTCAAATTGAATAAGTTAATAACATAATATTTCCCtggaaaaaaataacattatattcCTCAATTTTTTGCCCTTGAgccatttaaatttatattcataaaacGAAACAGAAGCGGATGCTAACTTACACGTAATTCGATTAATTAGCTAAGGAGGTTAAGTGTACGGATTGAGCTGAATGTATGTTTACTCAAGCTAATACATGTATAACCAGCTCAATTCACACTAAGTTTTAGTTTTATCATCTGTATGTATAATTTGTTATCTACTAAATTCTAGttatttgtaattattattgttattactatataATACATCAGTCATAAGAAATCTTTTGTCCAAATTCTCATGAAATAACTTTGAGTTATATATAGACTCAACTTTTAGCTAGATGTATCAAAATGTATcgaatttataataaattagaCGAATTAACGattcatacaaatttaaattgatatcGATATCGATATGGCACTTAGGTGAGGCACGTGACATAATGCATAGCTTTATTGTCGGAGGAGCTATGGATGTGGTGCTAGAATTAAGCCAATGGAAGTTACAACTGCCCCCAAACCATACAAATTAAGCCCATACTCCTTATTTACATATGTTGtgagaaaatataaattgaaataaacctACTCTTCCagttataaataatatatatttatatgcctACGCCGTATCTTCAATgaatcatatatatttatatatttatttataagtaaCTATGCTATTCCTAGACGTGGATAATAACTATTTGTAGAGGTTGCTAATTGAATATAATAGCCCCTGCTTGGATAGCACCAGCGGTTAAATGTTgaagtctaaattattttttggttatcacatgattattaaattaactaaaaagaataagtaaaatttatcatttccAAACGCACTTTGATGTCGCTGCAACATTTTGTTAAGGCCCAACACTACTGGGCctatcttcaattttttctgaAAGATAGGCGGAGCCGGACATTATATAAAAagtgtttataattttaaaaagtactttttgatgtgaattttaactaataaaaatgtttaaaaacattTGAAGTGATGTgaattttaactaataaaaatgtttaaaaatatttgaagggATCATACGAACCCTCAACCTTCAGCTCCGCACTTTCAACACTCATTTTATCATTGAGCCAACTCCTATAATTACACAAGTGTGTGCAAAcccaaatatatattaaaaatatcgtAAATTTATTTCGTAAGTACGATATAACTTTTCGAGACAAAGGGTGCTCACTTGCGCACCCTTTATTAGTTGTAGCTCTGCTCCTGCTTCACAAGTTACAACCAATATATCGATATCGATAGTTCATAACCTACGAAAATACAAATTCGTATGAATTTTACTTGGAGCTTAGGTGAATAAACCTATCGAAGTTGGACCCAAATTGCAATTTCTCAACTCTTTGTTTGGATAGTTATATTTTGttgttaaattaaatataatatttatttttatttaaattctattattttatatcattcaAGTTCATTATTAGGTACATAAAAAAAGAACACATTTTATATAACAACTAATTAAATCACATCACTATCCTTAACATTTTCTATCATTCATTAAAATACAATACTATATAATAACAAACGATCTAATCTATCGATCGTTGAAACAAATATAATTCGAATACAATATATGAAGCAATACATTACAACCATCCAAAAAAAAGTGTAAAGGAAATAaacttaaatttctttttcCCTCTTCCAATAATCTTCCCTCTCCTATTCCACCTTTAAGAAAATAATCTTAATGTCTATTCTCCTCTTTCTATAATCTTCCTTTTCCCACTAACTTCCAAGAAAATTATCTAATTATCTTAATGTCCATTTTCTATAATTCCATAAATCTCCC harbors:
- the LOC104645831 gene encoding dof zinc finger protein DOF3.1-like — protein: MEDQLGGRSSGENDRNQQQRRMKMPENNSASPAQPPPQKCPRCDSNNTKFCYYNNYSLTQPRYFCKTCRRYWTQGGTLRNVPVGGGCRKGKRTMKGGGSSSSAGESSSSRSHHQVLYPPQIPNLSAAAAAFFSGNNSRSQPPPLPSMSSLYTGAAGGGGFLSSLAAMQSMSQLSQGINNQSQLGVISGTNNNNNQFGNFNIPTPPPKVQIDQQMESTGFYQKPNLESSFFPSDQTLQFQPARPLGSWTQRFINNNNNNIWPNNSASNTSSGAASSSAANASLGPNDHQWPDLPGFGPSP